A window of the Leishmania mexicana MHOM/GT/2001/U1103 complete genome, chromosome 29 genome harbors these coding sequences:
- a CDS encoding putative RNA-binding protein, translating to MSLQNLFVAKLPRNINDADLLHIFTEFGPSSAKIMLDAATGKSKGFGFVLFDEEEKGAKAYKALNRKMTRACGHSFTLVIYPSNHNGKIFTEESNALYIRNIPMSVGQEKVERFLKTFGNLIYFAMREDHYGNPVWVVYAEYETVEDAKNALAKLHGNNTYFHGSAPILAKFEDSDDAKKERRRRRDGMQTHAPNSGCIFPPPHSHHENSGSLHTSSTTLSNENGPSNSHGGSSNRTVEPKTSSKSTAGPRRNGTGGIATAVPSLTPASAPPPPPPLPPFLPAITDVTEHTPTAAFSMPPQLLQPTPGYCYTVGESGQQIFIPAPSFSSPMPSYSFAPATQSAPILLLNPPMQTTDAAAKPNFSLLSPSSNATMVLMENGLQYMLAPDAMNMNCEPFTSPTSGFVPMLAGSQPKSLLGMSSNQAAYTNGSTGSMNSFGPCIDAVYTEPLQVVPPHYDAEDEVLGEASVAGPNKEDGVRVHALQSTSAEGSVITGLRGPGVGWY from the coding sequence ATGTCTCTCCAAAACTTGTTTGTGGCGAAACTGCCGCGCAACATTAACGATGCGGACCTTCTCCATATCTTCACCGAGTTCGGCCCCTCCAGCGCTAAGATTATGCTGGACGCCGCGACCGGCAAGAGCAAGGGATTTGGTTTTGTGCTTTttgacgaggaggagaagggagccAAGGCGTATAAAGCACTGAATCGTAAGATGACACGTGCGTGTGGCCACAGTTTCACGCTGGTGATCTACCCTTCCAACCACAATGGTAAGATCTTTACCGAAGAGAGCAACGCGCTCTATATCCGCAATATCCCGATGAGTGTTGGGCAGGAAAAGGTGGAGCGTTTCCTGAAGACCTTTGGAAACTTGATCTACTTCGCCATGCGTGAGGACCATTATGGCAATCCCGTGTGGGTCGTCTACGCCGAGTACGAGACCGTCGAGGATGCCAAGAATGCTCTAGCAAAGCTCCACGGCAACAATACCTATTTCCACGGCTCGGCGCCGATCCTCGCGAAGTTCGAGGACAGCGATGACGCCAagaaggagcggcggcgccgtcgtgacGGAATGCAGACGCACGCCCCGAACAGCGGGTGCATCTTTCCGCCACCGCACAGCCACCACGAGAACTCTGGATCGCTTCACACCTCTTCCACAACGCTAAGCAACGAGAATGGTCCTTCTAACAGTCACGGCGGCAGCTCAAACAGGACTGTGGAGCCGAAAACGTCGTCGAAGAGCACCGCCGGTCCGCGTCGCAACGGCACCGGTGGCATCGCTACCGCCGTGCCGAGCCTGACACCTGCGAgtgccccaccgccaccaccaccgctaccGCCGTTCCTGCCTGCCATAACGGACGTCACGGAGCACACTCCGACGGCAGCCTTCTCCATgccaccgcagctgctgcagccgacgCCGGGCTACTGCTACACGGTTGGCGAGAGCGGGCAGCAGATTTTCATCCCTGCGCCGTCATTCAGCTCCCCAATGCCGTCCTACAGCTTTGCCCCCGCCACGCAGTCGGCACCGATTCTGCTGCTGAACCCACCGATGCAGACAAcagacgccgctgccaagcCGAACTTTTCTCTGCTGAGTCCCTCCTCGAACGCGACCATGGTGCTTATGGAGAATGGGCTTCAGTACATGCTAGCTCCTGACGCCATGAACATGAACTGCGAGCCATTCACGTCTCCGACGTCGGGTTTTGTACCGATGCTGGCGGGCTCACAGCCGAAGAGCCTGTTGGGTATGAGCAGCAACCAAGCAGCCTACACGAACGGATCCACTGGCTCAATGAACTCCTTCGGCCCGTGCATTGATGCTGTCTATACAGAACCACTTCAAGTCGTCCCTCCCCACTACGACGCTGAGGATGAGGTTCTCGGTGAGGCAAGCGTCGCCGGCCCCAACAAGGAGGACGGCGTTCGTGTGCACGCTCTACAGAGCACGAGCGCCGAGGGAAGCGTGATCACCGGCCTACGTGGACCAGGAGTGGGGTGGTACTAG
- a CDS encoding putative endosomal trafficking protein RME-8, which translates to MSTTISSVMSSSLAASSAPLDHRSFTSCYTVTKHSWRGKYTRIFCVGPQGIATCDVRSLTKLTNYWPYTSSVRSIVAEGVGNGYFLLITQSNGSRAEELRFSCGTDEERAQLLTDVNRYRLCFDCNYRASLTVQVYGAMKYTIHETLRPCTLRVTATGVEQLCRIGDNTAANGPADSGASSSQVSASPTVAKRGTGAPPEYDKVGEYLFCSIRGITTIADRPGSIVIAYGTEMKMHLYDVANVKLLIESIYRNATEYIGLPRYREMNVLQQSVFDSERLGIRRDSLEAVEEFSVLKHSPKQRDGAVRRLLSTTQVAIVERDPVTYNPISAHFLHTIFALVRCEDDDQRFLILFKDSPIMKSYQSPARDTILAHVLTACYSAGDGNVCVMARPLLRRNRLSSLDTPVTEEVESLLLKGLVEGRLAGAPVAVDATGSTEDGVRAGLMASLELFNANVPRTGLTWSENRDGLFSENREKLIFNAVEAVLKHFTWVKPSGSDAHESSSSSGSSGVTLDAVNQQFIVEQFQALGRLSVSRVGFSSIALVPSLFKSVGVYSVQALRLNNLAVSFAVIEFLNTLMTPFHNHYEIEHESMNKNRLLSAEGFIRSLMEVLRDHIPNESASLLVLELLFFFEFALCPPYSSTTDPAHFQRILGDLVDILGRHLFELLGRTCDIIRYTAGQLIRVVMEEGDKTQFERMQQLALSEGGILTQFNTAVFSSNRKLRDLARRLIAYWAHCNVPAQDILRRMVPLTLLNFLQSQEQAPPNEQELEERKKVTQMTAAFRESKTGWFKKSFNPRDVTLEANRGVSNGLTATGSSYAANAASADGGRVRYRVRNVNVTPTINWSMFFYQAKLDHLRPDLIWNHTTRAELKAAVQAELDAFRQYSDMRREKLIAWNYAEFEVVYHSLDSELKIGQHYPRLLFEDAHPMIARPREFFNDMYHRFLLVQDTKSKLECLHGLALLYTHYAEEIGEFHDVPFLLQMLEKTVDPMMRDRLLLLLAHLLKARHNIKLFLDHDGLAPLMELVTVAHLHIDRPQLKSVSNAIEYAGSLKEMQGREKEWHYTQNGAKAGPVSFSELKELYKKGEVTATSKVWAQGMSGWREFGAVAQLRWGILSADQPSILTLTEVTCTVLDVFLLLCEHYPSLNDEGAIMQPQPKVKRILSSPSILPHLVQLLLTFDSGVCSRVHTLLLSLMEANPFVGRFFLTGVFFFSCLYTASDVLPMCRLLAATHHRQSFQYTAATNDLVRDSILAPLLPPAMVCYLTHHGPEAFADVLLGEYDNPEAIWSPSMRQYLATKVAAHVADFTPRLLGNNTVVYQYCPIVGVQYESLQKELFCCQYYLRHFCDELRFPNWPVRDAVRFLTDVLRQWREELNKQPSSLTREKCYEMLELQPQSSKQEMRKAYYQLAARYHPDKNPNGREAFEQIQRAYEFLAADSVESSEPSPYKISLMLKAQTILYKRCGATLRQYKYAGFGLLLRLIENEFRAPDALHKDIVLLDPATELCYFTIRNAPLNADELQEENGIHLLADIATYCFDLITPNSHDTEVHVRIATHCMLTFSISARFPDCRLKMLREEQIPYLTAKGIAYYQAPELSRACTQACASESRSEKMQSELVRYGCVWHLLQPLFSYDASLDNAGVGLDEEHHTQLFANRAAIFALHAIYALSGISRLRSIAVNNAVGTAAQDGEDAAASDGGVAEVAADDNAQTKRHAGVYELLQRLLTPFILYKMERQQDSEAEVLMLLNSNSDTPYFLWNNSCRAELGELLHMNSKQFREAALGATDLPSLSTSVAGFTYSLHASEVVIGGVFLRLFIAQPNYPIQNPVGFFMALLLFLLKKEAGVASGKDDDAAALPAPSPSANRVTLRKAPLLAAESLRLLSSGYTETLSATASKQMKSLVALLTPSLAVETAGVAEAEDEDDMRGTVFVEIAQALSKFLSSDACLQALSMVETAMTAVVLLLERMLERHDNAHGASALSSEEPDAVLALIRLMLTHRTLVQQSLDRGLYVFLLSMYATSPREKVREECCRCLAKGYEDRLVGPQLFIRSSKYLPPAFLEMMKENVKQACRMLDAWQENPELLWTKSQREELVEQLQASRRQIVAAISTDALACWKPSDIVGSSMGATQSSFDGSSGDAGDADRRLRRLQVGGVYVALYVQQPGWAVRHPKEFLVSLLERFVEEASKATSPTVGLSGDAAAAPDTDMLELLTKAGEILLSNSPGLRDYMTSLGYGSKVDRQLSPGAADHATNEAVVRYSLRWLREMSRSAVCVESTSSSADVLPSLVNVIQQYPALTMEALQTLEGFLSNATRRSRLLEYALRDHIPETLLKYLEEGLPDSASAAAAVSAATIRAALVKVIKALLAVPDEVHTPHIQALLDKSHVWAKYKNQSHDMFLTQTHFGGYLTTSSNTHPGATAATLSLTAPATTEANTRSDPPPLEDLPANPPPF; encoded by the coding sequence ATGTCGACAACGATCAGCAGTGTCATGTCTAGCTCTTTGGCTGCAagcagcgcgccgctcgACCACCGTTCGTTCACCTCTTGCTACACCGTGACGAAGCATTCGTGGAGAGGCAAGTACACGCGAATCTTCTGCGTAGGGCCACAGGGCATCGCCACGTGCGACGTGCGGTCACTGACAAAACTTACGAACTACTGGCCCTACACCTCGAGCGTGCGCAGCATTGTTGCCGAGGGCGTTGGCAATGGGTACTTCCTGCTCATCACCCaaagcaacggcagcagagcagaggagctgcgctTCTCGTGCGGGACCGACGAAGAGcgggcgcagctgctgacggATGTGAACCGGTACAGACTGTGTTTCGACTGCAATTACCGTGCCTCCCTAACGGTGCAGGTATATGGGGCAATGAAGTATACCATCCATGAAACGCTTCGACCGTGCACTCTACGAGTGACAGCCACTGGTGTTGAGCAGCTATGCCGTATCGGAGACAACACGGCTGCCAACGGGCCTGCGGACAGTGGCGCCTCAAGTTCGCAAGTGTCGGCATCGCCGACAGTCGCCAAACGCGGGACGGGCGCACCTCCAGAGTATGATAAGGTCGGCGAGTATCTGTTTTGCAGTATCCGGGGCATCACCACGATTGCAGACCGACCGGGCAGCATCGTCATCGCGTACGGGACGGAGATGAAAATGCACCTTTACGACGTCGCTAATGTGAAGCTACTGATCGAGTCGATCTACCGGAACGCGACGGAGTACATTGGACTGCCACGATATCGTGAGATGAACGTCTTGCAGCAGAGCGTGTTTGACTCCGAACGCCTCGGCATCCGCCGTGACTCGCTCGAGGCTGTGGAAGAGTTCAGCGTCCTAAAGCATTCCCCAaagcagcgcgacggcgcggtgCGTCGGTTGCTGAGCACCACGCAGGTTGCCATTGTTGAGCGCGACCCCGTGACCTACAACCCGATTAGTGCACACTTTCTCCACACCATCTTTGCACTCGTGCGTTGCGAGGACGATGATCAGCGCTTCTTAATCCTCTTCAAGGACTCACCTATCATGAAGTCGTACCAGTCACCCGCTCGCGACACGATTCTGGCGCATGTGCTCACGGCGTGCTacagcgccggcgacggaAACGTGTGTGTCATGGCGCGGCCACTGCTTCGCCGCAACCGACTCTCCTCTCTCGACACCCCCGTCACTGAGGAAGTGGAGAGCCTGCTACTCAAAGGGCTCGTCGAAGGTCGCCTTGCTGGCGCTCCGGTCGCAGTGGACGCGACGGGCTCGACAGAGGACGGCGTGAGAGCGGGCCTCATGGCGTCGCTGGAGCTCTTCAACGCCAACGTCCCGAGAACAGGGCTGACGTGGAGCGAGAACAGGGACGGACTCTTCTCAGAGAATCGCGAGAAGCTCATCTTCAACGCCGTGGAAGCGGTGCTGAAGCACTTTACATGGGTGAAGCCGTCTGGTAGTGATGCCCAtgaaagcagcagcagcagcggtagtAGCGGCGTAACGCTCGACGCGGTGAATCAGCAGTTCATTGTGGAACAGTTTCAGGCTCTGGGCCGCCTCTCCGTGTCGAGAGTGGGGTTCAGCTCCATTGCACTGGTCCCATCGCTGTTCAAGTCGGTCGGCGTCTACTCGGTGCAGGCGCTCCGGCTCAACAACCTGGCCGTCTCCTTCGCCGTGATCGAGTTCCTGAACACGCTCATGACCCCGTTCCACAACCACTACGAGATCGAGCACGAGTCTATGAACAAGAACCGACTGCTGAGCGCAGAGGGCTTTATTCGAAGTCtgatggaggtgctgcgcgatcaTATCCCGAACGAGAGCGCGTCGCTGCTAGTGTTGgagctgctcttcttcttcgaGTTCGCGCTCTGCCCGCCGTATAGCAGCACCACCGACCCAGCGCACTTCCAGCGCATTTTGGGGGACTTGGTCGACATTCTGGGGCGGCACTTGTTCGAGTTGCTGGGGCGCACGTGCGACATTATTCGCTACACCGCTGGCCAACTCATTCGGGtggtgatggaggagggcgacAAGACGCAGTTTGAGCGCATGCAACAGCTTGCGTTGTCAGAGGGAGGCATTCTGACGCAGTTCAACACGGCCGTTTTCTCGTCGAATCGGAAGCTTCGCGACCTGGCGCGGCGGCTCATCGCTTACTGGGCGCACTGCAACGTGCCGGCACAGGACATTCTGCGGCGCATGGTGCCCCTCACACTTTTGAACTTTCTGCAGTCGCAGGAGCAGGCGCCACCGAAtgagcaggagctggaggaacGGAAGAAGGTGACCCAGATGACGGCGGCGTTCCGTGAGTCGAAGACAGGCTGGTTCAAGAAGTCCTTCAACCCGCGCGACGTCACGTTGGAGGCGAACCGTGGCGTTAGCAACGGACTGACAGCGACTGGGAGCTCATACGCGGCGaacgccgcctccgctgacggcggccgcgtgcGGTACCGCGTGCGCAACGTGAATGTGACGCCGACGATCAATTGGAGCATGTTCTTTTATCAAGCGAAGCTGGACCACCTGCGGCCGGACCTCATCTGGAACCACACCACCCGGGCAGAGCTCAAGGCTGCCgtgcaggcggagctggatGCGTTCCGGCAATACAGCGACATGCGTCGGGAGAAGCTGATCGCATGGAACTACGCCGAGTTCGAGGTCGTTTACCACAGTCTCGACTCGGAGCTCAAGATCGGACAACACTACCCTCGCCTGTTGTTCGAGGACGCGCACCCGATGATCGCGCGGCCGCGGGAGTTCTTCAACGACATGTACCACCGCTTCCTGCTTGTCCAGGACACCAAGAGCAAACTCGAGTGCCTGCACGGgttggcgctgctgtacACGCACTACGCAGAGGAAATTGGCGAGTTTCACGATGTGCCGTTCCTGCTGCAGATGCTGGAGAAAACCGTGGACCCGATGATGCGAGACCGcctgctgctactgctcGCTCACCTGCTCAAGGCACGCCACAACATCAAGCTCTTTCTGGACCACGACGGcctggcgccgctgatggAGCTGGTGACGGTGGCTCACTTGCACATCGACCGTCCACAATTGAAGTCTGTGTCCAACGCGATCGAGTACGCTGGTAGTCTCAAGGAGATGCAGGGGCGGGAGAAGGAGTGGCATTACACCCAGAACGGTGCCAAGGCTGGGCCGGTTTCCTTCTCCGAGCTCAAGGAGCTCTACAAGAAGGgcgaggtgacggcgacgagcaAGGTGTGGGCGCAAGGCATGTCAGGCTGGCGCGAgttcggcgccgtcgcgcagctgcgctggGGCATCTTGAGCGCCGATCAGCCTTCCATCCTGACGCTGACGGAGGTGACGTGCACGGTGCTCGATGTCTTTCTTCTCCTGTGCGAGCACTATCCCTCGTTGAACGACGAGGGTGCGATCATGCAACCGCAGCCAAAAGTGAAGCGCATCCTCAGCAGCCCCTCCATCCTTCCTCAtctggtgcagctgctgctcacctTCGACAGCGGCGTGTGCTCGCGGGTGCACACACTTCTTTTATCGCTGATGGAGGCGAACCCGTTCGTCGGCCGCTTCTTTCTTACCGGCGTCTTCTTCTTCTCGTGCCTCTACACTGCGTCCGATGTGCTGCCCATGTGCCGCCTGCTTGCCGCGACGCATCATCGACAGTCGTTCCAGtacacggcggcgacgaacGACTTGGTGCGCGACAGCATCctggcgccactgctgccgccggcaaTGGTGTGCTATCTCACCCACCACGGCCCCGAGGCCTTTGCGGACGTGCTGCTCGGCGAGTACGACAACCCGGAGGCAATCTGGTCCCCGTCCATGCGGCAGTACCTGGCGACCAAGGTTGCCGCACACGTGGCCGACTTCACGCCGCGTTTGCTGGGCAACAACACCGTTGTCTACCAGTACTGTCCCATTGTGGGGGTGCAGTACGAGTCCTTGCAGAAGGAACTGTTCTGCTGTCAGTACTATCTTCGCCACTTCTGCGACGAGCTGCGCTTTCCGAACTGGCCGGTTCGAGACGCGGTGCGCTTCCTCACCGATGtactgcggcagtggcgggaGGAACTGAACAAGCAGCCGTCCTCGCTGACGCGGGAGAAATGCTACGAAatgctggagctgcagccgcagtcaTCGAAGCAGGAGATGCGCAAGGCCTACTACCAGCTCGCCGCACGCTACCACCCCGACAAGAACCCCAACGGCCGGGAGGCGTTTGAACAGATCCAGCGCGCCTACGAATTCTTGGCGGCCGACTCGGTGGAATCCAGTGAGCCGAGCCCGTACAAGATCTCACTGATGCTCAAGGCGCAGACCATCCTATACaagcggtgcggcgccacGCTGCGGCAGTACAAGTACGCCGGTTTCGGGCTTCTACTGCGCCTGATCGAGAATGAGTTCCGCGCGCCGGATGCACTGCACAAGGACATCGTTCTCCTCGACCCGGCAACGGAGCTCTGCTATTTCACGATCCGCAACGCCCCGCTGAACGCCGacgagctgcaggaggagaatGGAAttcacctcctcgccgacATCGCCACCTACTGCTTCGACCTCATAACACCTAACTCGCACGACACGGAGGTGCACGTGCGAATTGCAACGCACTGCATGCTCACCTTCTCCATCAGCGCCCGCTTCCCGGATTGCCGTCTCAAGATGTTGCGCGAGGAGCAGATTCCGTACCTGACGGCGAAGGGTATCGCCTACTATCAGGCCCCGGAGTTGTCGCGGGCGTGCACGCAGGCGTGCGCAAGTGAGTCGCGTAGTGAGAAGATGCAGTCGGAGCTGGTTCGCTacgggtgtgtgtggcaccTGCTTCAGCCGCTCTTCTCCTACGATGCCTCCCTCGACAATGCCGGCGTCGGCCTCGATGAGGAGCATCACACGCAGCTCTTTGCCAACCGCGCCGCCATCTTCGCCTTGCATGCCATCTACGCCCTCTCTGGCATTTCACGTCTCCGTTCCATTGCGGTCAACAATGccgtcggcaccgctgcgcaagACGGGGAGGACGCTGCGGCCAGTGACGGCGGGGTAGCGGAGGTGGCTGCCGACGACAACGCCCAGACGAAGCGGCACGCCGGCGTGTATGAACTCCTGCAGCGACTCCTCACCCCTTTCATTCTCTACAAGatggagcggcagcaggacAGCGAAGCGGAGGTACTGATGCTGCTGAACTCCAACTCCGATACGCCGTACTTCCTATGGAACAACTCGTGCCGTGCCGAGCTGGGGGAGCTACTGCACATGAACTCGAAGCAGTTCCGCGAGGCCGCCCTTGGCGCCACCGACTTGCCCTCTCTGTCCACGAGCGTTGCGGGCTTCACGTACTCGTTGCACGCGAGCGAGGTGGTCATCGGCGGTGTTTTCCTGCGTCTGTTCATTGCCCAGCCGAACTACCCGATCCAGAACCCCGTCGGCTTCTTCATGGctctgcttctcttcttGCTCAAGAAAGAGGCCGGCGTGGCGAGCGGgaaggacgacgacgcggcggcgctacCAGCGCCGTCCCCCTCAGCGAACCGGGTTACATTGCGGAAGGCCCCGCTGTTGGCGGCTGAGTCACTGCGACTGCTGAGCAGCGGCTACACCGAGACGCTCTCTGCGACTGCGTCCAAGCAGATGAAGTCACTGGTTGCTCTCCTTACCCCCTCCTTAGCCGTGGAGACGGCAGGCGtcgcggaggcagaggacgaggacgacatGCGAGGCACCGTTTTTGTTGAAATTGCGCAGGCGTTGTCGAAGTTTCTTTCCTCAGACGCCTGTCTGCAGGCGCTCTCGATGGTCGAGACCGCCATGACGGCTGTCGTGCTCTTGCTGGAACGGATGCTGGAACGCCACGACAACGCACACGGTGCGTCGGCGCTTTCGTCAGAGGAGCCGgatgcggtgctggcgcttATCCGGCTCATGCTTACCCACCGCACCCTCGTGCAGCAGAGCCTTGACCGTGGGCTCTACGTCTTCTTGCTGTCCATGTACGCTACTTCGCCCCGGGAGAAGGTGCGCGAGGAGTGCTGTCGGTGCCTGGCAAAAGGCTACGAGGATCGGCTAGTTGGGCCACAGCTCTTCATCCGCTCCTCCAAGTACCTGCCGCCGGCGTTTCTGGAGATGATGAAGGAGAACGTGAAGCAAGCGTGCCGAATGCTGGACGCGTGGCAGGAGAACCCCGAGCTACTGTGGACCAAATCTCAGAGGGAGGAACTAgtagagcagctgcaggcgagTCGCCGACAAATTGTCGCCGCCATCTCCACCGACGCGCTTGCGTGCTGGAAGCCATCGGACATAGTCGGCAGCAGTATGGGCGCCACGCAGAGTAGCTTCGATggaagcagcggcgacgctggtGACGCTGatcgccgtctgcgccgtctccagGTTGGCGGAGTATACGTGGCGCTGTACGTGCAGCAGCCCGGCTGGGCGGTGCGCCATCCCAAAGAGTTTttggtgtcgctgctggagcgctttgtggaggaggcgagcaaGGCAACCTCTCCGACCGTGGGCCTCTCCGgtgacgcggctgctgcgccggacACTGACATGCTCGAGTTGCTGACCAAGGCGGGCGAGATTCTGCTGAGCAACTCGCCGGGGCTTCGTGACTACATGACGTCGCTCGGCTACGGCAGCAAGGTTGACCGGCAGCTTTCTCCTGGGGCAGCGGACCACGCCACCAACGAGGCAGTTGTCCGTTATTCGCTACGGTGGCTGCGCGAGATGAGTCGTTCTGCCGTGTGCGTCGAGtccacgagcagctctgcggaTGTGCTGCCCTCGCTTGTCAACGTCATTCAGCAGTACCCTGCTCTTACtatggaggcgctgcagacaCTGGAGGGGTTCCTCAGCAATGCAACGCGGCGCTCCCGCTTGCTCGAGTACGCACTGCGCGACCATATTCCAGAGACGCTGCTAAAGTACCTGGAAGAAGGCTTGCCAGATTCGGcgagtgcggcagcggctgtgagCGCTGCGACCATTCGCGCTGCGCTGGTCAAGGTTATCAAGGCGCTGCTCGCTGTCCCGGACGAAGTGCATACCCCGCACATCCAGGCGTTGCTGGATAAGAGCCACGTGTGGGCCAAATATAAGAATCAGAGCCACGATATGTTCCTGACGCAGACCCATTTTGGCGGCTACTTgaccaccagcagcaacacccaCCCTGGCGCAACGGCAGCCACTCTCTCCTTGACAGCACCGGCGACAACGGAAGCGAACACACGCTCAGATCCGCCACCGCTCGAGGACCTCCCTGCTAACCCACCGCCATTCTAG